AGCTTGCGGCGCAGGTTCTTCAGGTGGGAGTCGAGGGTGCGCTCGAGTATGGCGCTCTCGGGCAGCGCCCGCTCGATCAGGTCGGCGCGGCTGAAGAGCCGGCCGGGGGAGGCCGCGAGCGCCGCCAAGAGCCTGAACTCGGTGGCGGTGAGGGCGAGGTCCTTCCCGCCGTACTGCGCGCGGCCGTGCTCGGGCTCGACGCGGAGCCTCCCCACCACGAACGCCGGCGGAGGGTCGGCCTGACCGTTGGCCCGCCGCAGCACCGCCTTCACCCGCGCGACGACCTCCCGGAAGGAGAAGGGCTTGACGACGTAGTCGTCGGCGCCCAGCTCGAGTCCGACGAGGCGGTCGACCTCCTCGCCCCGCGCCGTCAGGAGGATGACGGGGGTGCTGCCGTCGCCGCGGATGCGGCTC
Above is a window of Trueperaceae bacterium DNA encoding:
- a CDS encoding response regulator transcription factor, coding for MVPPRSATVLIVEDEPGISRTLDAYLKREGYATEIAADGHRALSLYRAARPDIVLLDVMLPGMDGFEVLSRIRGDGSTPVILLTARGEEVDRLVGLELGADDYVVKPFSFREVVARVKAVLRRANGQADPPPAFVVGRLRVEPEHGRAQYGGKDLALTATEFRLLAALAASPGRLFSRADLIERALPESAILERTLDSHLKNLRRKLAEAGANGLIVTVRGMGFRLDERAAEGAR